Within the Paenibacillus pabuli genome, the region CCGTACTTGCTTCGTCCCATTGAACATGGAGCGGATATTGTGGTTCATTCGGCGACGAAGTTTATTGGGGGACATGGTACATCCATTGGTGGGGTGATTGTTGATAGCGGGAAATTCGACTGGAAAGCGAGCGGCAAGTACCCGTGTCTGACCGAACCGGATGCCAGTTATCATGGTGTGGTATACACCGAAGCTGTTGGGCCGATTGCTTATATTATCAAAGCACGGGTGCAGCTGCTTCGTGACTTGGGTGCGACTATCTCGCCATTTAATTCATGGCTGCTGCTGCAAGGACTGGAAACATTACATCTGCGTGTGGAGCGCCATAGCACCAATGCGCTGGCTGTTGCAGAATATCTGGAGAAGCACGAGGACGTGCTGTGGGTGAGCTACGCGGGTCTGCCAAGTCATGCCTCCTATGAACTCGCACAAAAGTATCTGCCAAGAGGGCAGGGAGCAATCCTGACATTTGGTATTAAAGGCGGTGTAGATGCAGGGCGCAAGCTGATCGAAAGTGTGAAGCTGTTCTCACACCTTGCGAACGTGGGTGATTCCAAGTCACTGATCATTCACCCGGCAAGCACAACCCATCAGCAGCTGACAGAAGATGAGCAGACCGCAGCAGGCGTTAACCCTGAACTCATTCGTCTGTCTGTTGGTACGGAAAATATTCAGGATATCCTGTATGACCTGGAACAAGCCATCAAGGCGAGTCAGGGAGCAAGTGTTGGCGCGTAACGAAAGGAAATTATACGAAAGCCGCCGTCCTCAAGGACAGGCGGTTTTTTTGTGTTCCAGTTATAATCTGGAAACTGCCCATTTACAAACGCCGATCCGAGGCATATAATAAAGCCAAAGTTGTATTGGGTAAACATAATTGCATAAATACAAAAATGATTATCATTCTCATTCAAAAACCATGCTGCTGCGGGATTCCCGCAGCAGCATGTGTCATTTTTAGGGCATTAACAATGGCTCTCATTCTCAATACGACGCAACTTTAATCCTCGACAAGAAAGGATTGTGATTCACATGCAAGCAATACATCAACCTATACAGACCCAGGCCAAAGCAGAA harbors:
- a CDS encoding homocysteine synthase, producing MSNERELSFETLAIHAGQEIDPTTHARAVPLYQTTSYGFKDTEHAANLFGLKEFGNIYTRLMNPTTDVFEQRIAALEGGAGALATASGQAAITFSLLNIAGAGDEIVSSASLYGGTYNLFSTTLPKLGLDVKFVDSSDPENFRAAITEKTKALYAETIGNPQGNVLDIEAVAAIAHEHGIPLIVDNTFPSPYLLRPIEHGADIVVHSATKFIGGHGTSIGGVIVDSGKFDWKASGKYPCLTEPDASYHGVVYTEAVGPIAYIIKARVQLLRDLGATISPFNSWLLLQGLETLHLRVERHSTNALAVAEYLEKHEDVLWVSYAGLPSHASYELAQKYLPRGQGAILTFGIKGGVDAGRKLIESVKLFSHLANVGDSKSLIIHPASTTHQQLTEDEQTAAGVNPELIRLSVGTENIQDILYDLEQAIKASQGASVGA